The nucleotide sequence GGCCGGTCCAGCGGATCTCCTGCACGCGCCGACGCACTCCCTCCACCACACCCCTCATCGCACCCTCCCCGGTCGAGCGGAGACCCCACCCGGGACGGGGCCCGTCCCGGGGCACATCCTTCCCGCGGCGCCGCGGCGGAGAACGGTCAGGATGGATCGCCGCGGGTCACCTCTGCAACATGCCACGGCCGGGCTCGGGGCGCACGCGCGCCGTAGATGCCGTAGCGGGAGGTCGGGCGACGTGGTCCCCGGACGTGACGCCCACCGCTGGGCGCCCATCCCGGGGATCAGGCCACGAAGGCGCGCCGCGCAGCGTCCCGGTGGAAGGCCCGCACCAGCTCCAACTGCTCGTCCGCGCGCGCTTCAGGTCGGGGAAGGTCGAACCCGGCGAGCTCCGGCCGGGCCGCCAGCGTGTGCTCCAGCGCGGCCCACAGCCGATGCTTCGCCGAGATGCCGGCCAGGAGACCTTCGGCTTCCAGCACGCGGCTCAACGGCGAGTACCCACGGAGTCGGCCATTGAGCTTCAGTTGGCCCAGAGGCAGCGCCAGCCGGGCCAGCACACGCTTCAGCCGACCCCCGTCCATGTCCAGCGCCTGGCGCACCGTGGCCAGCGTATCCTCGTCCTGCTCGATCTGCTCGGCGAGCCACATCAGGCGCTCACCCCAGGAGCCGTCGCGGTTCTGACGCAGGACCCGGCGGGCGAGCGCCGCGCCGGCCGCCGCCCCGGCGAAGTGGTCGTCCAGGTAGATGCCCAGCAGCCTGCGCTCGACCCCCGGGATCGGGCCCTGGATCGGGATGGGAGGCGGATCCTGGATTGTGCGTTCGCCCTGCATGGATGGAGCTCCGTTGATTCGATTGCATCGACCGCTCCGCACCGGGACGAGCAAGGGAAGTGCCCGTCACACACGCGCGTCAGCGCAGCGCGTCTGCGCGGAGAGCGCCCGTGGGTTCGTGCAGGTCGCGACGCGCAGGAACACGAAGCGGATCTCGTGGTGACCAGTCGCGACGCGCGACGTCGCCATGTGCGATGGACAACGACCACTTCCCCCCGCAAGGAAGAGACGTCATGCCAGAGACCGCACAGAAGGCGAAGAAGAAGTCGAACCTGGCCGAATATCTCGCGGCCCATCCGACCTTGAAGATCATCGGGCAGCAGCCGGACCGGATCGAGCCGATGGACACGCCGGAGAAGCTGGAGATGTACAAGAAGCTGGTGGCCAACAGCCTCAGCAAGATCCCCTCGCTCGGATACCAGGAGCCGATCGGGAACGGCGAGACCGGGACGTTCAGCTACGTGGGGGACAAGCCGGTCATCGTCGACCACGACAGCGAGACCTGAGCGGAGGCCCGATGCGCCACCAGATCGCGATCTTCACGCTGCGCGGCGACCTCCACGGACTCGTGGTGCAGGAGGCGCTGCGCAAGCGCGGCGTGACCTGCCACCTCGTGAACACCAACGACCTGCTGGCCCACGGCGGTCTGGTGTGGAGCGACGACGGGCTGGCCCGCCTGCGCTCCGACGAGGGCACGTGGTTCGAGGTCGCCGGGTTGGACGCGATCTGGTGGCGCCGGGCCCTCCAGGCCCAGATCCCACACCCCGGCGTCGAGGCGCCCGACGTGCTGCGCCTCGCCACGAGCGAATGGCGGAGCGCCTTGCTCGGTACGCTGCAGGCGAGCTTCCGGGGCGTCTGGGTCAACGACCCCGACGCGGGCCGCCGGGCCGAGCTCAAGGTCACGCAGCTCGCGGCGGCCCGGGCTGTGGGGCTGCGGGTGCCGCGCACGTTCGTGGGACAGGATCCGCAGGCGCTGCGGGCCTGGCGAGCACGCCACGGGCTCGATCGCATGGTGATCAAGAAGGTCCAGGGCACCATGGAGATCCCGCTCCTGACGGTGCCCATCGCGGCGGAGGACCTGGAGGACGACGCCTCCATCGGACTCTGTCCTGCCATCTATCAGGAGGAGGTCCCGGGTCGGCGCCACCTGCGCATCCACGTGTTCGGCGACCGTGTCCTGGCCGCCGAGCTGGAGAGCGACCGACTGGACTGGCGCCCGGACCTGCAGGTCCCCATGCGCGGCACCACGCTCGAGCCTGCCGAGATCCGCCGCCTGGTGGCGCTCAACCGCGTGCTCGGCCTGGAGATGTCCATCATGGACGCCAAACGCACCGACGGCGGCGATCTCGTGTGGCTGGAGGCCAATCCCCAGGGCGCGTTCCTGTTCGCGGAGGCGCTTGCGGAAGTGGACGTCACGGGCGCGCTGTGCGATCTGCTGCTGGAGTGCGCCGGGCGGGGGCGGAGGGAGCTGCCGCGGAGCGCGTGAGGGCCGTCCCATCCGGACGCACGCGCCTCACACGTCGAATTCGCGCCCGTCCGAGATCGCGTCCAGCGCTCGCTGCAGCGCCCGTACCGCCTGATCCGCGTCCGGTCCTTCGGCCCGGATCCAGAGCGTCGTGCCTTCCGCCGCGCCCAGCAGCAGCACGTCCATGAGTGAGCGGGCATCCGCCTGCGTGCCGGTTTCCACGCACGTGAGGTCGATGCGGGACGCAAAACGGTTCGCGACCTGCACCAGCGTGTGACCCGGCCGGGCGTGTAGTCCCTGACGGATGCCCACATGCGCCACGCCCGTCACGATGCGATCCGTCACGGGTGGGCGAGAACCGTCTGCATCCGCCGCTTGATGCCACCTACGATCTCGGGAAGCAGGCGG is from Gemmatimonadota bacterium and encodes:
- a CDS encoding HPr family phosphocarrier protein; translation: MTDRIVTGVAHVGIRQGLHARPGHTLVQVANRFASRIDLTCVETGTQADARSLMDVLLLGAAEGTTLWIRAEGPDADQAVRALQRALDAISDGREFDV